Proteins from one Rosa chinensis cultivar Old Blush chromosome 7, RchiOBHm-V2, whole genome shotgun sequence genomic window:
- the LOC121048965 gene encoding elongation factor 1-gamma 2-like codes for MVCNLTLGFNRLLTKSFTSEFPHVERYFWTLVNQPNFRKILGEVKQAESVPAVQSKKPSQPKEPAKKEAKKEVKKEPAKPKVEEAAQEEEAPRPKAKNPLDLLPPSKMILDEWKRLYSNTKTNFREVAVKGDSLLTLFIHAFKQILFLIYHKPL; via the coding sequence ATGGTATGTAATTTAACACTGGGTTTTAACCGGTTGTTGACAAAAAGTTTTACCTCAGAATTTCCTCATGTTGAGAGATACTTTTGGACATTGGTTAATCAGCCTAATTTTCGCAAGATACTGGGTGAGGTGAAACAAGCTGAATCTGTTCCAGCTGTTCAGTCAAAGAAGCCTTCACAGCCCAAGGAACCTGCAAAGAAAGAGGCCAAGAAGGAAGTGAAGAAAGAACCAGCAAAGCCTAAAGTAGAAGAGGCTGCTCAGGAAGAGGAGGCACCCAGGCCCAAGGCAAAGAATCCTCTTGATCTTTTGCCTCCTAGCAAGATGATTCTGGATGAATGGAAAAGGCTTTATTCAAACACAAAGACCAACTTCCGTGAGGTTGCTGTCAAAGGTGATTCCTTATTGACTCTGTTTATTCATGCATTCAAGCagatcttgtttttaatttatcACAAACCTTTGTGA